From a single Chitinophaga sp. Cy-1792 genomic region:
- a CDS encoding SdiA-regulated domain-containing protein codes for MDRRFLPLLLIFLVSCNYFADREERIFSSPAGYDLASPVRYRVRESMQEISGIVLHPDEHNIIAINDEEGYIYQIDVDATKAYPKWKFGKSGDYEDICRTDSGWFVLKSNGSLYRVHGLFTNDSLTTDHYKLRKRDGKQEFEATYYDKAKNSIFMICKNCEDDKKEGVTSAFQFHLDSMTFDSVPAYQFSAPEIAKLAGADIRFFKPSAAAIHPLEHRLYILASVNQLLVIADLDGHVQEAHNLRHRLFRQPEGIGFADNGDMYISNEGGYDGVANILKFTYHKK; via the coding sequence ATGGATCGCCGATTCCTTCCATTGTTGCTGATTTTTCTGGTATCATGTAACTATTTCGCCGACAGGGAAGAAAGAATATTCTCTTCACCTGCCGGCTACGACCTGGCAAGTCCTGTCAGGTACCGTGTCAGAGAGTCTATGCAGGAAATTTCCGGTATTGTCTTACACCCCGATGAACATAATATCATCGCCATCAACGATGAAGAAGGCTACATTTACCAGATTGATGTTGACGCCACCAAAGCCTATCCCAAATGGAAATTTGGTAAAAGCGGAGATTATGAGGATATCTGCCGAACAGATAGCGGCTGGTTTGTGTTGAAGAGTAATGGCAGCCTCTATCGTGTTCATGGATTGTTTACGAATGATTCTCTTACAACGGATCATTATAAACTCAGGAAAAGAGACGGTAAACAGGAGTTTGAAGCCACCTACTATGATAAGGCAAAAAACAGCATCTTTATGATATGTAAGAATTGTGAAGATGATAAGAAAGAAGGTGTTACCAGTGCTTTTCAGTTTCACCTTGACAGTATGACTTTCGACTCTGTACCTGCCTATCAGTTCAGTGCGCCTGAAATAGCAAAACTGGCCGGTGCAGACATTCGTTTCTTCAAACCCAGTGCCGCCGCTATTCATCCGCTGGAACACCGCCTCTATATACTGGCTTCCGTGAATCAGCTACTGGTAATTGCCGATTTGGACGGCCATGTGCAGGAAGCACATAACCTGCGTCACCGGTTATTCCGTCAACCCGAAGGCATCGGCTTCGCTGATAACGGAGACATGTACATCTC